In Gammaproteobacteria bacterium, the following are encoded in one genomic region:
- the tnpB gene encoding IS66 family insertion sequence element accessory protein TnpB (TnpB, as the term is used for proteins encoded by IS66 family insertion elements, is considered an accessory protein, since TnpC, encoded by a neighboring gene, is a DDE family transposase.), with the protein MLAITPQMRILVAVEAVDFRKGIDSLAELCRAKLNADPFSGSVFIFRSRRATAIKILVYDGQGFWLATKRLSKGRFRWWPQSEDAAKILRVHQAQVLLAAGNPQIDAAPVWRPI; encoded by the coding sequence ATGCTGGCGATCACGCCGCAGATGCGGATTCTGGTGGCGGTGGAGGCGGTGGATTTCCGCAAAGGCATTGACTCCCTTGCCGAGCTGTGCCGCGCCAAACTGAATGCCGATCCGTTTTCGGGCAGCGTCTTTATCTTCCGCAGCCGGCGCGCGACCGCGATCAAGATTCTGGTCTACGACGGGCAAGGATTCTGGCTGGCGACGAAACGTCTGTCGAAGGGCCGGTTTCGCTGGTGGCCGCAGAGTGAGGACGCAGCCAAAATCCTGCGTGTACATCAGGCGCAGGTGCTGTTGGCGGCGGGCAATCCGCAGATTGACGCGGCACCGGTGTGGCGCCCGATTTGA